A part of Pantoea vagans genomic DNA contains:
- a CDS encoding PAS domain-containing protein — MLRKLNPVEYYFDNSLFGWAIKNSASRYVYANKLACSYFNVTPDTILGTFDTDLTPDMSDYYHHILHDDKKILNTKEMSIVLKTFEYGRENRLRSFMVEKRPWTLSDGTDGIICTYLEITNVYFSTFLRPRDRRSFVFTRPANIFTDKEWEVILLLLCGVKQNLMPGILGISAPALRNRLIRCYDKSGATSNAALKQHCMQEGWDNYIPPFFLNKGYVMIT, encoded by the coding sequence ATGCTCAGAAAGCTGAATCCTGTTGAATATTACTTTGATAACTCGCTGTTTGGCTGGGCTATAAAAAACAGTGCCTCACGGTATGTTTATGCAAATAAGCTTGCATGCAGCTATTTCAACGTCACGCCTGACACTATTTTGGGGACATTTGACACCGACCTGACGCCAGACATGAGTGATTATTACCATCATATTCTGCATGATGATAAAAAAATCCTGAATACAAAAGAAATGAGTATTGTGCTTAAGACTTTTGAATACGGAAGAGAAAACAGGCTGAGATCTTTTATGGTGGAGAAACGCCCGTGGACGCTCAGTGACGGAACCGATGGTATTATCTGTACCTACCTTGAGATAACCAATGTTTACTTTTCAACGTTCCTCCGGCCACGTGACAGAAGATCCTTTGTCTTTACACGGCCCGCGAATATCTTCACCGACAAAGAATGGGAAGTGATTCTGCTATTGCTTTGTGGGGTAAAGCAGAACCTTATGCCAGGAATTCTTGGCATCAGTGCTCCGGCCCTTCGCAACCGGCTTATACGCTGTTACGACAAATCTGGTGCAACCAGCAACGCTGCGTTGAAGCAGCATTGTATGCAGGAGGGGTGGGATAACTACATCCCGCCTTTTTTCCTGAACAAAGGATATGTGATGATTACCTGA
- a CDS encoding helix-turn-helix transcriptional regulator, with translation MKEITLPARLIRMFENDPIVGWGVKDNQSRFVYVNNTFKSWQTLSTGFDYEGRHIRDMPVPVAEFADLFSQQERDIERTGQAVRAITTHIQGKEKIMQPAYSVQEPLYDDAHNCIGTVVSVRHVRIITPGALLDGKIIQHATFEAPSSVFTEKEWEVVYLLVCGMNIKEISSILAISADAVNGRLRSCYRKIGLNSLSALTGYCRENKLDHYIPPFFLKKGHIIIRG, from the coding sequence ATGAAGGAAATTACATTACCTGCCAGACTTATCAGGATGTTTGAAAACGATCCTATTGTCGGCTGGGGAGTGAAGGACAATCAGTCCCGCTTTGTTTATGTCAATAATACGTTCAAAAGCTGGCAGACGCTTTCAACAGGATTTGACTATGAAGGTCGTCATATCAGAGATATGCCTGTTCCGGTCGCAGAATTTGCTGACCTGTTCAGCCAGCAGGAAAGAGACATAGAAAGAACTGGCCAGGCGGTAAGAGCGATTACTACGCATATACAGGGCAAAGAGAAAATCATGCAGCCCGCATACAGCGTTCAGGAGCCACTGTATGACGACGCGCATAACTGTATAGGAACAGTTGTCAGCGTCAGGCATGTGAGAATCATCACACCGGGTGCCTTGCTGGACGGCAAAATAATTCAGCATGCGACTTTTGAAGCGCCCTCATCCGTCTTCACAGAAAAAGAGTGGGAAGTCGTTTATCTGCTGGTCTGTGGCATGAACATAAAAGAAATAAGCAGCATCCTGGCGATTTCAGCTGACGCAGTTAATGGCAGACTCAGAAGTTGTTACAGAAAGATCGGTCTGAATTCGCTTTCCGCACTGACCGGCTATTGCCGTGAAAATAAGTTAGACCACTATATTCCACCGTTCTTCCTGAAAAAAGGCCATATTATAATAAGAGGATGA
- a CDS encoding AMP nucleosidase gives MPTQRKNLTSQQALDELERLYDGAVDALRAAIKVFTENGTLPDAAEREKGLFVYPELRITWHGEGPQQNRTRAWGRFTHTGSYSTTVTRPALLRHYISEQLQMLEKEYQLEIDVVPSSQEIPYPYVIDGSDLSLDRTMSAGIARHFPTTELSQIGDETTDGLFHADAKFPLSHFDALRTDFSLARLRHYTGTSVEHFQPFVLFTNYTRYVDEFVRWAIEQVRDPNTPYDSLACAGDVVLTADTADSESMLSDLAWKKHQMPAWHLTSPNRRGITLINIGVGPSNAKTICDHLAVMRPHAWLMIGHCGGLRESQRIGDYVLAHAYLRDDHVLDSVLPPDIPVPSIAEVQRALYDATKSISGMPGEEVKQRLRTGTVVTTDDRNWELRYSASALRFNLSRAVAVDMESATIAAQGYRFRVPYGTLLCVSDKPLHGEIKLPGQANRFYEGAISEHLQIGIHAVELLRAEGDKLHSRKLRTFNEPPFR, from the coding sequence ATGCCGACACAACGGAAAAACCTGACCAGCCAGCAGGCGCTGGATGAACTCGAACGCCTTTACGATGGTGCCGTTGATGCGCTGCGTGCGGCAATTAAAGTGTTTACCGAAAACGGAACGCTGCCTGATGCCGCGGAACGGGAAAAGGGACTCTTTGTTTACCCGGAGCTGCGCATCACCTGGCACGGTGAAGGTCCGCAGCAGAACCGCACGCGTGCCTGGGGCCGCTTTACCCATACCGGCAGTTACAGCACCACCGTTACCCGTCCGGCGTTACTGCGCCACTATATTTCAGAACAGCTTCAGATGCTGGAAAAGGAGTATCAGCTGGAGATCGACGTGGTGCCGTCCAGCCAGGAGATCCCCTATCCTTACGTGATCGACGGTTCCGATCTGTCGCTGGATCGCACCATGAGCGCCGGTATCGCGCGCCACTTCCCGACTACCGAGCTGTCACAGATTGGCGATGAGACCACCGACGGTCTGTTCCACGCCGACGCCAAATTCCCGCTGTCACACTTCGACGCGCTGCGCACCGACTTTTCGCTGGCCCGTCTGCGTCACTACACCGGCACCAGCGTAGAGCATTTCCAGCCGTTTGTGCTGTTCACCAACTACACCCGTTATGTGGATGAGTTCGTGCGCTGGGCGATTGAGCAGGTGCGCGATCCCAACACCCCTTACGACAGCCTGGCCTGTGCGGGTGACGTGGTACTGACGGCCGACACCGCCGACAGCGAGTCGATGCTCTCGGATCTGGCATGGAAAAAACACCAGATGCCAGCCTGGCATCTCACCTCACCTAATCGTCGCGGCATCACGCTGATTAATATCGGCGTCGGGCCGTCAAATGCCAAAACCATCTGCGACCATCTGGCGGTGATGCGTCCCCACGCCTGGCTGATGATTGGTCACTGCGGTGGTCTGCGCGAGAGCCAGCGGATCGGCGACTATGTGCTGGCCCACGCCTATCTGCGTGACGATCACGTACTCGACAGCGTGCTGCCGCCAGACATCCCGGTACCAAGCATTGCCGAAGTGCAGCGCGCGCTGTACGACGCCACCAAATCGATAAGCGGCATGCCCGGCGAAGAGGTGAAGCAGCGCCTGCGTACCGGCACCGTGGTGACCACCGACGATCGCAACTGGGAGCTGCGCTACTCCGCGTCAGCCCTGCGCTTTAACCTGAGCCGCGCGGTAGCGGTCGATATGGAGAGCGCTACCATTGCCGCGCAGGGTTATCGTTTCCGGGTGCCATACGGCACGCTGCTGTGCGTCTCCGACAAGCCGCTGCACGGCGAGATCAAACTGCCGGGTCAGGCAAACCGCTTCTATGAAGGGGCGATTTCAGAGCATCTGCAGATTGGTATCCATGCGGTTGAGCTGCTGCGCGCCGAGGGTGACAAGTTACATTCACGCAAGTTGCGGACGTTTAATGAGCCACCTTTCCGGTAG
- a CDS encoding EmmdR/YeeO family multidrug/toxin efflux MATE transporter yields the protein MQAIKRTAWYPKRRSYRTLYWREISPLAVPIFFENACVLLMGVLSTFLVSWLGKEAMAGVGLADSFNMVIISFFAAIDLGTTVVVAFSLAKRNGKRARAATRQSLAMMTILAFVLVIAIEFWGHLIVDAIAGAADPKVKALALSYLQTSAWSYPAAAITLIGSGALRGAGNTKIPMLINGGMNILNIIISSVLIYGCFSWDGLGFIGAGLGLTITRYIGAIAVIYVLMIGFNASLKITLSSYFRRWNSSILMEVLGIGVPASIESVLFNGGKLLTQVFVAGMGTSEIAGNFIAFSVASLINLPGNALGSASTIITGTRLGKNQVFQAERQVRHVFWLATACLSAIALLTVPLAGLLARFYTSDPEVINVTKHLLWLNALFMPLWAASWVLPAGLKGARDARYTMYVSMFSMWCARVVVGYLLGIQLGMGVTGVWLGMFLDWTVRGIFFWWRLNSGKWLNRYYKMIAKTG from the coding sequence ATGCAGGCGATTAAGCGCACGGCGTGGTACCCGAAACGCCGTTCTTATCGCACGCTCTACTGGCGTGAAATATCGCCATTAGCAGTGCCTATCTTCTTCGAGAACGCCTGTGTGCTGTTGATGGGCGTACTGAGCACCTTCCTGGTCAGCTGGCTGGGCAAAGAGGCGATGGCGGGCGTTGGCCTGGCCGACAGCTTCAACATGGTGATCATCTCGTTCTTTGCGGCTATCGATCTCGGTACCACGGTGGTGGTGGCATTCAGTCTGGCAAAACGCAACGGCAAGCGCGCCCGCGCCGCCACGCGTCAGTCACTGGCGATGATGACAATACTCGCCTTTGTGCTGGTGATCGCCATTGAGTTCTGGGGGCATCTCATCGTCGATGCCATTGCCGGTGCCGCCGACCCCAAAGTTAAAGCGCTGGCGCTGAGCTATCTGCAGACTTCTGCCTGGAGCTACCCGGCGGCGGCCATCACGCTGATCGGTAGTGGTGCGCTGCGTGGTGCGGGTAATACCAAAATCCCGATGCTGATTAACGGCGGCATGAACATCCTCAACATCATCATCAGTAGCGTGCTGATCTATGGCTGCTTCTCGTGGGATGGTTTAGGGTTTATCGGTGCCGGACTCGGGCTGACCATCACCCGTTATATCGGGGCGATCGCGGTGATTTACGTGCTGATGATCGGCTTTAATGCCTCGCTGAAAATCACGCTGTCGAGCTATTTCCGGCGCTGGAACAGCAGCATTCTGATGGAAGTTTTAGGTATAGGCGTGCCTGCCAGTATCGAGTCGGTGCTGTTCAACGGCGGTAAATTGCTGACGCAGGTGTTTGTGGCAGGCATGGGCACCAGTGAGATTGCGGGTAACTTCATCGCGTTCTCGGTCGCCTCGCTGATCAACCTGCCGGGCAATGCGCTGGGTTCAGCCTCAACCATCATTACCGGCACCCGTCTGGGCAAAAATCAGGTCTTCCAGGCGGAGCGTCAGGTGCGGCATGTTTTCTGGCTGGCAACGGCGTGCCTGAGCGCGATAGCGCTGCTGACGGTGCCGCTGGCCGGGTTGCTGGCGCGGTTCTATACCAGCGACCCGGAAGTCATCAACGTAACGAAACATCTGCTCTGGCTGAATGCGCTGTTTATGCCGCTATGGGCCGCATCATGGGTGCTGCCGGCGGGCCTTAAAGGCGCACGCGATGCGCGCTACACCATGTATGTGTCGATGTTCAGCATGTGGTGCGCGCGCGTGGTGGTCGGTTATCTGCTTGGCATCCAGCTTGGCATGGGCGTCACCGGCGTCTGGCTGGGCATGTTCCTTGACTGGACGGTGCGTGGCATCTTCTTCTGGTGGCGACTTAACAGCGGCAAGTGGCTTAACCGCTACTATAAAATGATCGCGAAAACCGGGTAG